The DNA sequence CGTTTAATATTTGCATATAAACCATAATGATATAGcagaattttcaattttattctgGTCACACTGTTGCTATGTCAATGTCAATCAGTATCGGTTGTCAAATATGTTtaccgcgtaccgccgcgtttaaattaaattttatataattatttattatggtTTAGTGgttgttttgtatttgtttaaattctgTGCAATTCTGAAGGAATAGTTATATTACGTGTTGGCGATGCATTAAGTGTAAAAATGAACATCACTtcttaagtttaaatatttttaaaacaaaataatgtgtttgtaaaaactttaaaagtgttttaagaaaagaaaagaaaggtGAATTGTAAGCGAGTCCCTTTTCCCTAtacttttgtttcttatctacttATAATTGAAGAAGATATTAACGGTTGTTTTAAGGTAGAATCAGAATCGCCGCTATCATGAATTACTACTGATCGCGTAAAAGTTACGGTCAATGGTCGCAATTTTTGATTAAGATCGGTGCTGGGCAAAGTAGGAATAGTATATAGGActgttaaacattttgttaaacgCTTACTGCTTGGATTCGAGACGATATCCTGGCGGACAGTCGATGTGGTGGCAGTGGTAGCCGCCGCGTGTATTCTGGCATACCAGCCCCGCGTCATTTGCTCGTGCGCACTGCGCCTCGCCCGTCTCGCACTCGTCTATATCTGAACacgaaatatttctttgaGAAAACAAACACCACCAGAAAAGGAACTACAAGGGACACATAAAAACGTACATACAttagttaaatattgtaaataccaTAGACAATTAGGTTCGTTCAAATCTCGTTGGAACGTATCAATTAACGAGTACTTTCATGCAAAATGGCCAAAGCAATTGTCTTGAAGGAAAAGTTTGATGTATTATCAAATGCAGCCTACCTATGCAGCTTCGTGCGTCGTCCGACAGTCGGTAGCCGTGTGGGCAGCTGCAGCGGTAGGTGCCCGGCACGTTGACGCAACGCCCGCCGCACAGCCGGCCCCGTGCCCGCGAACTGCCCCACTCCGCGCACTCGTCCACGTCCACACATGTTCTGTTACATTACAGTTGGTTGTATAGCAGTTTTTAGATATCTTGGTGGCTCATAACTTTGCGCGAGTTGTTGCGcagaacataattttatgtacatatgttgGGACGTAGTGGGATGGTACTGTATGCCACTTCGACGACCTTGGGCCAcgaagatatttgaaaataactatatatCGAACCGAAAGTTTCTTGAACGACGGTCATAAGATGCACTGGATATCTGGTGTCATAGTACAGCGAGCCGAATGGCTAACCCTGTCTGTAGGGTAGTTGTACCTGTTATCGACGTGCAGGCGATATCCGCGCTCGCAATAGCAGCGGTAGCCGCCCCACGCGTTGGCACAGCCCTGCGCGCACACGCCCGGAGACTCCGAGCACTCGTCCACGTCCACGCATACCtacaacatacatttttatctagCCTACCCTATCAACCAACAAAACTAACGGTTTAACTACGGTGGTCTCGACAACATAGACTATTTGGTAGTGAGATCTTCATTCTTTCCTACTTAACCTACAAATACTGACGTTAATATTACCTTATCATTTGTAGGCGCGTTACGGAAGCCTTCACCGCAAGCACACCGGTACGACCCCACTGTGTTGATGCACTGGGCGTTGTATGAGCATggctgaaaaaaaattgaattattgatttataacatTTCGTGAGAATTGTAGTTTTGAAAACCGCGATGTATGGTAACTAATAAGACGTATGCAAAAAGACTACATGTGCTATTCTGCATTCTCTTATGTTTGATCAtgaattttctaaatttattagCAGTACTTACATTGCCATACGCGCACTCATCGATATCCTCACAGCGCTGCTGACCAACCAGCCGGTGACCCGCGGGGCACTGGCAGGAGTACCCGCCGTAGAAGTTCTCGCATCTCTGCTGAGGACCACAATCGGACACGTTGCGGGCACATTCGTCGATGTCTGTGGAAAAAGAACAAAGACATTCACAGGAAACTTGATATCGAAATTACGATATTCTAGTTACTAGTTAGGCGATTCAGTGAACTAACCTCGTGTAATTTGGCTATCGGAGCCTTGTATACCGCTATCAGTTAgttaaattatcatattttcaAAAGAAGCAGTGGTCGTTACAGTATCCCGTCTTATTTATACTGATGTTGGGTGAATACACTAGTTTTTTATCTTCCAAATCGAGCTATGATGCACCTTTCATGCAACCCATCCATCTCCTATTGGATCAATTCAGTCTTAATTTGTCAACAGTCTTTCCAGAAATTCTGTATAATACTTACCGACGCATCGTTTGTCCGGCGTAAGTTTGTAACCCCAAGGACAGGACGTGAGCACGGAGCCGGAGGATGCCCGGCTGTATGTGGGCCGCATGACTCGTGAGCCTCGCTGCCCGTACTGCGCTCCTACTGTTATCACATTCGTCTCTGGCAGTACCGATGGTTCTCTCGGCGTCGGATCTTAAGAAACAAAAGTCAAAGTTAGTAACAAAAGTCTGTGTGCTAATTCTGAGGATCATAACCATGAGTTTTGCAGGGCTGGGTCGATATGCCGTGAGATAGAGAAAAATTGAAACTTATATTGTCGAAGGCTAAGTTCCACTTCGGGTGTCAGTACACTCTAGTTAGTAAAACTAGTTAACCATGcgtttttagtaaaataaaaaaagagcaCACAACATTGCATTCATTcaatgagaaaaaaatacgctgtgtaaacattttatgtgtataataaaatgaaaaatgtcatCAAAAATTTCCCGTGGTCGTTTTGGCAAGGCCACATAGTGTATGTCTACAGAATGGACTTAATGACACTACGAAAAGTTGAAAAGCTTTCATATGCTCATTACGCAATAGTTTGAGCGTTCTCCAAGCATGTCATTAAGTATCATGTTTTAgagtaatttctatttttatatgtgtacTTTCTTCctagtaaaaaatatggaaggaatttaaatatgtcgtataagataaaataattataatcttacAGTACGCGGGTGTGTCAGTCTCTCCCCTGCACCGTTTGCCGCACACACAGCGGTAGCCACCATCAGTGTTCACACAGTCCTCTTTCGGGGCACAGTTGGCTTTATTACTCGCGCATTCATCTATGTCTGTGAgcataaaaacattgtaagaggtatttttaaaatgtttacgtgATTCTTGATTGATTTCGAGAACAGGCAAATACAATAATGGTCACATGAGAGTGATTATTTGTAACTTCTTCGTTTAGATGGCACACAATTGTTCATTCCATAAAAAAGGTGAACCAAatagttaacaataaaaaacacgtttatcaagttttaatttagtttttcgttattttttcaCATACCTATACATTTTCCTATAGCGGGACTGAATGCATATCCAAAATCACAAGACATTGGCGGAGCGTACCACGGAAAACGTGGGCGCGGCGGCCGGGGTGTTTCCGTGCTCGTCGTACTCACTGCAAAATAATTACAGATCATAAAGGCAGAAAGGACGGAAAACATAGAGACGTAAGAAGAATAACGACAAATATAAGAAGACAAAAGATATGACATAAATAAACCAAACATATTTTACCGGCAGTCGTACTTTCCGTGGTCGAAGTGGTAGTTCTAACGGTGGTCGGTTTGGGTGTTGTGGTGGTAGTTGTGGTAGTGGTGGTGGATGTGGTAGTGATGACGACACACCAGCCAGTCGCGTCGCGCCGGAAGCCTGGCATACAGTCACACATGTAGCCTCCCGGACGATTGTGACAAACCTCGAGGCTGCTGCAGATGTGTTTGGCAGTTTCACATTCATCGATATCTGGAAGGTAGATCAAATTAACTAagatatctaatatataaaattctcgtgtcacagttttcgtcaccgtactcctccgaaacggcttgaccgattctcatgaaattttgtgagcatattcagtaggtctgagaatcggccaacatctatttttcattccccccctccatttagtttttttgactgcgcgcggacggagtcgcgggcgacagctagtatactataAGATTTAGAAGAACTAGCCAAAGAGACGAGCCGGAGGCATAAATGTAGTCCACTATTTCTACCCACCCTTTTTTTGTAAGGAAAGAATAGGAAGGAGAAGTAGATTTGATGGAAGAGGGGACGAATAGTAAGAGGAtgtatcctctttctgtgcgtcccatCCTCTGTCGATTCAAGGTAGGTGAAGCATCTGcgattgcggatgtctataggcagtggtcgcttcattttttaggcgtattcaggtgcccgcttgctcgtttgccaccttttaatataaaaaaaaaacaaagaaagagaTATAAATTGTACATCTATTAGCCTTATAAAATGCATTTGACTGAAAAGAACTTACCAACACATTCTCCAGTAGGGCTCTTTTCGAAACCATCCAAACAATGTAAATCTTCAAGACTAAAATCTGGTTGGTCCGGTTTGTACGTTCCTATGACGTTAGTCCATTTCTCTTTTGGTAAATCACTAGTGTTCACGCCGTAACTGCCGTCTGCTTCTCTCTCTTTCTCGATAGTAGTGACATTTGTTGGTGTTGGTACTGTTACTTCAACAGGAGTCCTTGGTACTTCTGGTCTTCTCGGCCTGAACTCTGGTCTTCTATGCTCGGGTCGGTCTGGTATAGTGTAAGGATTTCGCCTTGTTGTAGGAATCAGATGCCTGGGATAGTATGGATTGTATCCAGGCCAAGGCCGAACTCTAGGGGTACGGGTTGTTGTGGTACTGGTTGTTGCAGGCGTTGTTGTTGTCGTTGTGGATGTCGTTGAAGTGGTTGTTGGTCGTGgagtagttgttgttgttgtggtggTTGTTGTAGTGGACGTAGTGGGTTTTGTTACTGGGAGACTTGGTTCAGGAATTTTGTCTACATTCGTTGTATTATCTTCTCTGTAATATTGAATATCTGTTAGTAGATCTAAAATTTTGTCGaagacaaataaaagaaagagaACTCTGCGCTTATCATTGGCGTTACGATATTTTAAGATAAGCATACATTGCGACAGCTATAAACAACTGTATTTTCTTGATACTAATAAAGCTCATAAGTCCAAATCGAAAGACCATGAGATATACTTACTCGGAGTCATAGTACTCGTAGTCATAGGCGGCGGGCGGTGCGAGTGTTGTGCTGGTAGTGGTAGAAGATGTGGCAGCTCTGCGCGTACACGTGAACGATCCCAACACGTTGAGGCAGTGCAAGCCGCTTTGACAGTTGTCTAGCTTCAACGCGCATTCGTCTATGTCTGACAAAGAAGTGCAAATATTGAAGAATAGTATACAGAAAAgggaaaataaactaacactAGATAACTGCGAACAGGTGATGTTTCCGCGATTTGTATAATCATCAGtagatcaataaaataatataaaattaaaaagtgaaatGCACGTGAATTGCACGTGAACAAGTGAAGGTGACGAATGTCAAATGTTACCAAGAAACtacaatttgttacttacCCACACAGGAGCCAGAGGAAGAGTCTAGTTCAAAGCCATTCTTGCAACGGCACTCGTGACCACCGAATGTGTTGATACAGTTTTGGAAGTGATCGCACAAGTGTGAACCTTCACGACATTCGTCGATATCTGcaaaaataattgtgtaaaaattatatttctcatttacgttttaattctgattaaatttgtttaaataaattaccttCGCAAATTGTTCCACCAGGCCGCTGTCTTGTTCCTTCTTGGCATTTCTTCTTCGTTAATCTGTTGAAAGTATAACAATTGATTTTCTGTGTTTATCGCatctttacttataattttgaaaaatgtttaaagtcaTACGTAATTTGTAGgtcaaactaaaatatattacatcgTTCGTTATATTTTAGCTTTAACAAAGTACAATCCTTAGATTTTATTCTCAAATAATGTAATCTGAAAGATACTTTACTGTGGTAGAGTACTGATTTTGGACTTGCAGTTGTAAGCACCAGGTAAGTTGACGCACACTTCACTGCGCCGGCACACCTCAGAACTCTCTTCGCATTCGTCGATATCTGGAAGAATTAATCGCTATTAAAAGAGTGTAATGACATTGTAATAAGACAAGACGACGATTTTAATTCTTAACTTAAAAAGTGCAATTTGTGTTAagattcaaattaaatgaGGATAAGCACTGTAAGTTAGTTAttgttttctaattaatttagcATCTAAGTAGCTAAAATGGTAGAAAATTCGAGAtgcaataaaactttatggTTAATACAGATTTAGTTCAccaatgataaataatattagattcaTTTAGGATAAGTGAGTCCGGTGTTACCTTCACATATCCCTGTAACAGCGTTGACCTTGAACCCGGGGGCGCAACGCTTAGAGACGTGGTCCTGGCAGAAGTAGCTGCCGTGCGTGTTGATACAGTGCTGGGAAAGACGCTGGCAGTCGTCCAATCGTTCTTCGCACTCGTCTATGTCTGAACAAACACAACATTAAATTGTTCTTGGATTCGTATCCGTATAAATTAAGGATATAGTAGACCACGGTGTAAACGGTTGTCTGACTGGACTGgcttgatataaataaagttattatatgtaaagtattttatatatttgcatCCGGTCTGATAACTATAGCGTCGAAGGTCTGTTTGAAAAGCTAATACTTTACCAAGACATTCGTCATCTGGTCCTGCCCTAAAACCAGGCGGACATATGTCATTCTTGACCGTGGGGGTAGTTGCAGCTAGTTCCGTGGTATGTCCGGGTATGGCCTCTTCAAATGGCTTGCCCGCTTTCCCCGCGCACTTGTACCCACCGATAGTGTTCTCACACAAATATTTCGGGCACGGCGGCCGAGGTAGTTGACATTCATTTatgtctaaaataaaacacaggTAGTAATTATGTATTTGAGTCATAAAACTTTTCCGATGCCTtctatagtttaaataattccatTGCACTGTTGATCGTTGTGGTCTAATGacgtaataaatttatgttaccATCGCAAACTTGGTTCAATAGGTTCCGCTTAAAGCCGGGCGGGCAGCTTAGGCTGACGTCTCGCTTCTTGATCGGCACGCACTTGTACGAGCCCTCAGTATTGTGGCACACCGTGTCTTCTTCGGTACATAAGTCTTCCATCAGTTCACCGCATTCGTTTATATCTAAAAGAATTTCATTGggtatattaatgtaatggattacatataatatctataagattttggaatttttttctattccttagtctatcttactaacattttaaatgaaaatgtttgtatgaatggctgtttgttacaaagtatctccagaacggctacatggatctccctaaaatttggcatagatgaagaacacataggctacttattacattttttttatttctgcgcggacgaaatcgcgggtGAGAActagtatacatataaattaaattccctTTCACCTTTGCATGTCTTATTATCCGCTTCTAGTTTATATCCTTTTCGACATTCGCAATTAATCTTCCCACCACCATCTTTGCAGATATGATGACAGGAATCTTTCTTACACTTCtctttcttttcttctctCTTCTTCTCTGTTGTTGTTTCTATCTTCTTTTCCGTTGTAGTCGTTTCTGTGGTAGTTTCTGGATTTTGCGAAGCTTCCTATTTTAGTTCAAATTAAGTTTGATAGTTTCATAATTTacttagttattaaatttaatttaaaaaagaacgtGGCAgctttgtatgtttgttttaaaagacaaCATTCGAAATTCAAATCTAAACGAtacatgtattaataaaagctttcttctatatttttaaaagttaaaaaaagtaaacgtGTGTGGCCGTATTAAGCCGGCTATTCACGGATAATCCCGACGGGATACGGTTTCGGTGTGTACTTTCCTAACACGGCGATTCTAAATCTATTTCAACATCGGGGATTAAGTTTCGTATCTCATTCCTTTAAGTAACGTCAGGAAAGTTGACGTCAAAGTCGTTTAGCTGATATTTTGTctggataaaaataatatatgtgcAGATCATTGAACTCCAGACAAGTTTACACAAgcagaatataaaatagatatatacTTTATCACTATTTACAGGAAATGGAACTATTTTCGTTGTAATCAAAACTAAATACGTacttatatctaaattatcCCATAATATAATGACACATTAGGAGGAAAAATGCAATTTATGAAAACATGGATATATTGCTTATTCTATAACGTAGAAGAAATAATCTTTTTCTCTTCCaccatatattaaaaactggCCAGGGTAAAGACAAATAGTTCTCACCAAACAGCATTTATGGAAGGCGTTTTTCCTTAGTGTTGTTTGAGGGCTCATTCCCTCTTCCGCAGCGCTGCCGCAGGCGTCCATACCCTGGGACTCTCCTGACCATCGCCCAAACGAACATTCATCGCAACACgtctgtaatataaaatacatacgaTTCGTGCGAACGTTAagagttattttaaaacgaacAACGCCGAGTTTTAACGCGGCGTTAAAAAAGCGTCCGTGTGAGTACGGgctaaactttttaaagagTGAACTGTAGTTTTGCTTGCTATAATAATCTATCATCTAGCAATAAAATTACCATTTTGACCTACCTTTCCTATATCGGTTTTGGGCAGAccgcattgtttttttctgGACAATTTGATTCCAAAAGCGCAGTCGTCCTTCTCTCTAAAatgaattcataaaaatatttttaacaccaTCAGTGCAACCGACtctaatatcaaaaaaaaaaaaattgtaatggcAAGAAACGTGTTAAATTGCCATGACAGCAtcagttcatttttattaatctagacactttttattatcaatctaattgaatagtttaaaaattgcaaGTAAATCAACTTTCAACTTT is a window from the Papilio machaon chromosome 23, ilPapMach1.1, whole genome shotgun sequence genome containing:
- the LOC106716916 gene encoding fibulin-1 isoform X2, coding for MFDIKMKLLYISVLCLISKNLVEGLSSEETSEVTETCCTHGQYAAVALTSSRACSGVSAPDDLEPELTEACLKAAKGCCEEHFVEKDDCAFGIKLSRKKQCGLPKTDIGKTCCDECSFGRWSGESQGMDACGSAAEEGMSPQTTLRKNAFHKCCLEASQNPETTTETTTTEKKIETTTEKKREEKKEKCKKDSCHHICKDGGGKINCECRKGYKLEADNKTCKDINECGELMEDLCTEEDTVCHNTEGSYKCVPIKKRDVSLSCPPGFKRNLLNQVCDDINECQLPRPPCPKYLCENTIGGYKCAGKAGKPFEEAIPGHTTELAATTPTVKNDICPPGFRAGPDDECLDIDECEERLDDCQRLSQHCINTHGSYFCQDHVSKRCAPGFKVNAVTGICEDIDECEESSEVCRRSEVCVNLPGAYNCKSKISTLPQLTKKKCQEGTRQRPGGTICEDIDECREGSHLCDHFQNCINTFGGHECRCKNGFELDSSSGSCVDIDECALKLDNCQSGLHCLNVLGSFTCTRRAATSSTTTSTTLAPPAAYDYEYYDSEEDNTTNVDKIPEPSLPVTKPTTSTTTTTTTTTTTPRPTTTSTTSTTTTTTPATTSTTTTRTPRVRPWPGYNPYYPRHLIPTTRRNPYTIPDRPEHRRPEFRPRRPEVPRTPVEVTVPTPTNVTTIEKEREADGSYGVNTSDLPKEKWTNVIGTYKPDQPDFSLEDLHCLDGFEKSPTGECVDIDECETAKHICSSLEVCHNRPGGYMCDCMPGFRRDATGWCVVITTTSTTTTTTTTTTPKPTTVRTTTSTTEMSTTSTETPRPPRPRFPWYAPPMSCDFGYAFSPAIGKCIDIDECASNKANCAPKEDCVNTDGGYRCVCGKRCRGETDTPAYYPTPREPSVLPETNVITVGAQYGQRGSRVMRPTYSRASSGSVLTSCPWGYKLTPDKRCVDIDECARNVSDCGPQQRCENFYGGYSCQCPAGHRLVGQQRCEDIDECAYGNPCSYNAQCINTVGSYRCACGEGFRNAPTNDKVCVDVDECSESPGVCAQGCANAWGGYRCYCERGYRLHVDNRTCVDVDECAEWGSSRARGRLCGGRCVNVPGTYRCSCPHGYRLSDDARSCIDIDECETGEAQCARANDAGLVCQNTRGGYHCHHIDCPPGYRLESKHKCTRIQRSCSVTDWACIRQPSAISYNFITFVSNIFLPAGSVDLFTMHGPSWRDSVVSFEMRLVDVKAPSGVKPADLTCFDMRPSGNVCVVSLLCALGGPQVAELELAMSLYQRGQFAGSALARLVVIVSEYEF
- the LOC106716916 gene encoding fibulin-1 isoform X1; its protein translation is MFDIKMKLLYISVLCLISKNLVEGLSSEETSEVTETCCTHGQYAAVALTSSRACSGVSAPDDLEPELTEACLKAAKGCCEEHFVEKDDCAFGIKLSRKKQCGLPKTDIGKTCCDECSFGRWSGESQGMDACGSAAEEGMSPQTTLRKNAFHKCCLEASQNPETTTETTTTEKKIETTTEKKREEKKEKCKKDSCHHICKDGGGKINCECRKGYKLEADNKTCKDINECGELMEDLCTEEDTVCHNTEGSYKCVPIKKRDVSLSCPPGFKRNLLNQVCDDINECQLPRPPCPKYLCENTIGGYKCAGKAGKPFEEAIPGHTTELAATTPTVKNDICPPGFRAGPDDECLDIDECEERLDDCQRLSQHCINTHGSYFCQDHVSKRCAPGFKVNAVTGICEDIDECEESSEVCRRSEVCVNLPGAYNCKSKISTLPQLTKKKCQEGTRQRPGGTICEDIDECREGSHLCDHFQNCINTFGGHECRCKNGFELDSSSGSCVDIDECALKLDNCQSGLHCLNVLGSFTCTRRAATSSTTTSTTLAPPAAYDYEYYDSEEDNTTNVDKIPEPSLPVTKPTTSTTTTTTTTTTTPRPTTTSTTSTTTTTTPATTSTTTTRTPRVRPWPGYNPYYPRHLIPTTRRNPYTIPDRPEHRRPEFRPRRPEVPRTPVEVTVPTPTNVTTIEKEREADGSYGVNTSDLPKEKWTNVIGTYKPDQPDFSLEDLHCLDGFEKSPTGECVDIDECETAKHICSSLEVCHNRPGGYMCDCMPGFRRDATGWCVVITTTSTTTTTTTTTTPKPTTVRTTTSTTESTTAVSTTSTETPRPPRPRFPWYAPPMSCDFGYAFSPAIGKCIDIDECASNKANCAPKEDCVNTDGGYRCVCGKRCRGETDTPAYYPTPREPSVLPETNVITVGAQYGQRGSRVMRPTYSRASSGSVLTSCPWGYKLTPDKRCVDIDECARNVSDCGPQQRCENFYGGYSCQCPAGHRLVGQQRCEDIDECAYGNPCSYNAQCINTVGSYRCACGEGFRNAPTNDKVCVDVDECSESPGVCAQGCANAWGGYRCYCERGYRLHVDNRTCVDVDECAEWGSSRARGRLCGGRCVNVPGTYRCSCPHGYRLSDDARSCIDIDECETGEAQCARANDAGLVCQNTRGGYHCHHIDCPPGYRLESKHKCTRIQRSCSVTDWACIRQPSAISYNFITFVSNIFLPAGSVDLFTMHGPSWRDSVVSFEMRLVDVKAPSGVKPADLTCFDMRPSGNVCVVSLLCALGGPQVAELELAMSLYQRGQFAGSALARLVVIVSEYEF